CAAAGTCATGAACCTATTTCGACCTCAtcttggggtgtgtgtgtgtgtgtgtgtgtgtgtgtgtgtgtgtgtgtgtgtgtgtgtatagttaggtatgggtcagtgcctagtttttgccatattatttttcaactttcccagcaatatttgtcaaatagtgagttcttatcctactGCCTGATCTTGGGCATGTAGGTGTATAGAATAGGTATacatatcaaacatttactgataaatcataattttgcaacctccaCATTCACTTAGATCaaaaaccacaatttaagaagctgctCTAATGCCTGCTTATTAATTCTGAATGTCTCCCAGGATTCTATCCTTGGCCTCTCATCTTTTCTATCTGATTATTTCATCAGCCCCATTGAGTTTAGCTACCATTTCTAAGGCTGATTCTCACATTTCTCTATTCGCTCTTGAATTTCAGTTCCATATtgacaaatatctttttttttttttttttttttttttacatcttgaTTGGATGAATCAAATTGAATTGGATGTTGCTTCCAAActcttctccccccccttttttttttttttttttttactgttatcaTCAAGGGTATTGTTCTTGTTGTTGGTCACTTGTTTCAATTAAATTTGATTCTTCAggaactcatttggggttttcttgacaaagatatcagaacagtttgtcatttccttctccactcattttacagttgataaCATAGAGGTAaataggctaagtgacttgtccagtgtcacacaggtttatctgattccaggcctggtccTTTTATCTTCTACAAGGAATTTTTATTCAGGtaaaggttggattagatggagATGGCCCCTGAggtggttctctctctggaatttTTTGGTTACTGATTGTCTTTTAATACCTTAGGGACTGACATCCTATGATGTCATTCAGTTCAAGTCAGTAAACATCCATTAAGGTACCCACTCTATGAAAACATAATTTAGCTTAAGCTGAAGTTGAAAATATGTGtgaaacaaaactaaggcagccaaaattagaagaaaaatagaaaattggagggaaaatttttatagcagGTTTCTTTATTAAaagcttcatttaaaaatatacataaggaACTGAACCAACTTTGTAAAACTAAGATCCATTTCTCaggtgataaatggtcaaaggatatgaacaggcaagtttcaaaagaagaaatcaaagggaTCAATAATCCCATGAAAAATTACTCTAAGCCacttagagaaatacaaattgaatcAGTTTCAGGATATCATCTCATATCTCTCAGATGgccaatatgacagaaaaaggaaaacaccACACTCAAGGGGGTGttggaaaatagggacactaatgccctattggtggagttgtgaagtggtccagccattttggagagcaatttggaattatgctgtAAAATTGTATGTTCTCTTTAATCACTTTCTAGATCTGCGTCttgaagagatggaagaaaaggacctatttgtacaaaagtatttctagaagctctttttgtggtagcaaagaattagaaattaaagggatgtccttaattggggaatggttaatcAAGTtgtacatgattgtgatggaatgctattgtgctataggaaattatgggcaggatggtttcagaaaaacctggaaggatTTTTATGAATTCATTTCAAAATGGAGTGTGCAGAAGCAGGAGAGCATTGTAATGTAACGATCAGCTGTAAGTGACTTAGCTACTCTAATCAAACCATTGTCAAAGACAGTTTAAAAGGATCCtgtgaaaaatcctatccacctccagagagagaagaaatcgGTGGGaaacagattaaagcatattttttaaaactttaaaaatgttcatGGAGGGTATATAtgttttacaacatgactaatacagaaatgtcTCTTGCATGACTTCACCtgttatattgcttgccttctcaagggattggggaatggaaggaggaagagagagaatttagaactgtttttaaaatgagtattaaagaattttaaacttaaataggaaatatttaatgaaataaaatgcacCTGTGATGCAAAAACTAACGGCCCTCACCTTTCCTCATCCCAGATGGCCCCCATATGTATACCTGGGGGATCTCACTGAGTGATGGGCTCACGCCTCCTTTCTGGTTTCCCTTCCTGCAGGTATCCGCCCTTACAAATGTGAGATCTGCAACAAGGCCTTTACCCAGCGCTGCTCCTTGGAGTCTCACCTGAAGAAGATCCACGGGGTGCAGCAGCAGTACGCGTACAAACAGCGCCGGGACAAGCTGTACGTGTGCGAGGACTGCGGCTACACCGGCCCTACCCAGGAGGACTTGTACCTGCACGTGAATAGTGCCCACCCCGGGAGCGCTTTCCTCAAAAAGACATCGAAAAAACTGGCCGCCATATTACAGACAAAGCTGACTTCTGTTCTCCAGAGGAACGCCAAGCTGAGCGAGGAGGACAAGTGAAGGGGAGGGGACTGATGCTGTGAAGTTTACATGTTGGATAAGTTTATAGGCTGGTTTTGTCCCccctttctttttagatttttttttttaaattaagaaacgTTCAGATCTCTCCCCTTCAGGATAGTGGTCTCCTCCTCCTTTGATCTGTTATGTACCGCCACTGATGTAATGTTGGCGTCGTCTTGAAACTAAGAGAAGTTGAAGCAAGACTTGCCAAAAGGTAGTcctgtgttttgttttgatttttttaaacaggggCCCCTGCTGTGTTTTGTACAAAGTCTTCTGGAAGACACTACCATTTTTATTCTGTGAGATCCGGGCTTGCTGGTACCATGAAGGAAAGTCCCCTCTCTCAGATGTTGCTAAAGTGAGAACGGGAGCATTTCCTTTCTGACCGagtttacagaaattattttaataaatgaaatggccctacaaaccttttttttctaAGAAGAGATCAACTATATTTTCTTGTCAGGCTTTATGGTGTAAACTTTGACTTCAGATTGtgtttttgattgtttttgtgattGGTTGGGAAGggagttttaaaaaaagacattgagGCGGTTGAGAGCTGGGGCAAAACCATCAGCTAAAGCTGTGCAGTGTCTAAAATGCACATCTTCAAGATTCCCTGCCCGCCCTTCCTCTGGCAGGTGTGTCGGCACCTTGTGGGCACATGGCAAGGGGCTGCTGCaactgtaaaaaaataaaataaaagaaggtaAATTCACACACCCCTTCCTTTCGCTTTATTGTCACGGAGGCAGCTCTACCATGTACCTGAGACATTGATGAGACTTCACAGGCTCATCTCCATACTGTCCTACAGGCTTGCAGGAGGGGCCCTAATTCTGTTCCTTTTAAGCAGGTTCCGTTTTATCGCCTGTTTCCAGGACTTAACAAATCAGGGACTGTAGGGGGAAATCCGCTCGCTGGCAGTGTGTGCTAATTGACCTTTGTCTACATCTTTCTCTGTACCTGGAGTGAGACCAACTCACTGCgaggaaaaacaaatgaagtaTTTCTTAACCAAGACAGAGTAAGAGGTGCTAATGGCCCCAGCCTGTGTGGTCTCCACCTCTTCTGGTTGGGCAACCCTGTCAGATTTAGAGCTCAAAGGAGCCTTCGGCGTCATGTGGTCCAGGCCTCAGAGAAGGAAGTCAAGACCCAGAGTAATGAGATGGCCTGCCCAAGACTACAGTCATGAATGTAGCTGAATATTAATGATCAACCAACCTTTGtacagtgctttaaagtttacaaaatactttacaaatgttaactaTTTAATAGAAGGGAGgaaaccatttattaaacacctactgtgtgccagttactgtgctaaacacaaatacctcatttgatcctcacagcaaccatGGGAGGCCAGCCCTGTTAAGCTTCTTGTTTttccaattgaggaaactaaggacttAATTTAGCGTCACATAGTCTTACAGTTTCCTTCCTATCATGTACTCTTCCATCTAGTGACATTAGCCACAttgctgttccacaaacaagatacTCTCTCAGCTCTAAAGTATTTTCCctattctcccttctctcctgtcTGCTGTTTTAGACTCTGGCATTCTTTAAGACAcaattaaaatcctacctttgatAGGAAGCCTTCTTAAACCCTCtaaattctaatgccttccctctcttTGGTCCTATGTTTCCTATATTtggcttatttgtacataatttttgcttgtttttcctttAGATTCTCCTTCAGGGCAGTAACTTTGGCTATTCCTCAGACAAAACAATGTGCCAGTTTCTTTTTCACTGACAATCTCTcatgcctgaaattctctccccctccttatTTCTACCTTTTAGTTTCTCCAGTGTCTTTCAAGCC
The DNA window shown above is from Sminthopsis crassicaudata isolate SCR6 chromosome 2, ASM4859323v1, whole genome shotgun sequence and carries:
- the OVOL2 gene encoding transcription factor Ovo-like 2 isoform X2 codes for the protein MFHLPEFTTGTCNEATVYSCELCGKGFRLQRMLNRHLKCHNQVKRHLCTFCGKGFNDTFDLKRHVRTHTGIRPYKCEICNKAFTQRCSLESHLKKIHGVQQQYAYKQRRDKLYVCEDCGYTGPTQEDLYLHVNSAHPGSAFLKKTSKKLAAILQTKLTSVLQRNAKLSEEDK
- the OVOL2 gene encoding transcription factor Ovo-like 2 isoform X3, producing MLNRHLKCHNQVKRHLCTFCGKGFNDTFDLKRHVRTHTGIRPYKCEICNKAFTQRCSLESHLKKIHGVQQQYAYKQRRDKLYVCEDCGYTGPTQEDLYLHVNSAHPGSAFLKKTSKKLAAILQTKLTSVLQRNAKLSEEDK